The following proteins come from a genomic window of Nocardiopsis sp. YSL2:
- a CDS encoding GNAT family N-acetyltransferase produces the protein MIIRAAIRSDLGAILRLLRELGDADHSQSAHVRMSSAAVRAWTRMENDPDRTILVAEQRGQIIGTLDLLVVANLTHDAQPWAVVDNLVVDPLTRGRGIGRALMDDAVDRAARAGCYKVELLSHESRHGAHRFYAALGFENSAEGFRRYL, from the coding sequence ATGATTATCCGCGCGGCCATCCGGTCGGACCTCGGCGCGATCCTGCGGCTCCTCCGTGAGCTCGGCGACGCCGACCACTCGCAGAGCGCGCACGTCCGCATGTCCTCCGCGGCCGTGCGCGCCTGGACGCGTATGGAGAACGACCCAGACCGCACGATCCTCGTCGCCGAGCAGCGCGGGCAGATCATCGGGACCCTGGACCTGCTGGTCGTGGCCAACCTGACCCACGACGCCCAGCCCTGGGCCGTGGTGGACAACCTGGTGGTCGACCCCCTGACCCGCGGCAGGGGCATCGGGCGGGCCCTCATGGACGACGCGGTGGACCGGGCGGCACGCGCCGGCTGCTACAAGGTCGAGCTGCTCTCCCACGAGAGCCGGCACGGCGCCCACCGCTTCTACGCCGCTCTGGGTTTCGAGAACTCGGCCGAGGGCTTCCGGCGCTACCTCTGA
- a CDS encoding cell division protein DivIVA, protein MLPGGGLQQDRFPTVRKGGYDKAHVDDYYVRMDNQFKDMRERLQRMDDEREQYKRDLAIAQEKAQVKPEHEQISERMAEILRITEEEAQERRSKVAAEVKELEQKAQEEIAKLRKDAEQHAERIVASAREEANQMVSSAKKETDQLREQAKAEGDRRLSEAEARAKKIHDTADRRLATLTATHAEALRRLKDMHSTLADLVSAEDKAGALETGLARDEAAAEAPAQAPASHPAPTGSGKPAPARPAEAAKSAEPAKSAEPAKPAEPAKPAAAPEPAPKEEATTKLPPVQQEGDEATVRIKPVSKPEQAGQESPKPDAPQSGDAKAAPPQGARVAGPAPGQQQSGQPSGPQQPHSQLQPHRPQQGEQGRQATGKEDDGGDPGVTGVYRRPEGNRNQPTQPPTSDEGVRVIRKP, encoded by the coding sequence ATGTTGCCGGGCGGCGGACTGCAGCAAGACAGGTTCCCGACAGTGCGCAAGGGCGGCTACGACAAGGCGCACGTCGACGACTACTACGTCCGTATGGACAACCAGTTCAAGGACATGCGCGAGCGCCTGCAGCGCATGGACGACGAGCGGGAGCAGTACAAGCGCGATCTGGCGATCGCTCAGGAGAAGGCCCAGGTCAAGCCTGAGCACGAGCAGATCAGCGAGCGCATGGCCGAGATCCTCCGGATCACCGAGGAGGAGGCCCAGGAACGTCGTTCCAAGGTCGCCGCCGAGGTCAAGGAGTTGGAGCAGAAGGCCCAGGAGGAGATCGCCAAGCTCCGCAAGGACGCCGAGCAGCACGCTGAGCGGATCGTGGCCTCCGCGCGCGAGGAGGCCAACCAGATGGTCTCCAGCGCCAAGAAGGAGACCGACCAGCTGCGTGAGCAGGCCAAGGCCGAGGGCGACCGCCGACTGAGCGAGGCCGAGGCGCGGGCCAAGAAGATCCACGACACGGCGGACCGCAGGCTCGCCACCCTCACGGCCACGCACGCCGAGGCGCTGCGCCGACTCAAGGACATGCACTCCACGCTGGCCGACCTGGTCTCCGCGGAGGACAAGGCCGGCGCGCTGGAGACCGGGCTCGCCCGTGACGAAGCGGCGGCCGAGGCCCCGGCGCAGGCTCCGGCCTCGCACCCCGCGCCGACAGGTTCCGGCAAGCCGGCGCCCGCCAGGCCCGCGGAAGCGGCCAAGTCGGCCGAGCCCGCCAAGTCGGCCGAGCCCGCGAAGCCGGCCGAGCCCGCGAAGCCGGCCGCCGCCCCCGAGCCGGCGCCGAAGGAGGAGGCCACCACCAAGCTTCCTCCGGTGCAGCAGGAGGGGGACGAGGCGACCGTGCGCATCAAGCCGGTGTCCAAGCCCGAGCAGGCCGGCCAGGAGTCGCCGAAGCCGGACGCGCCCCAGAGCGGTGACGCCAAGGCGGCTCCGCCGCAGGGCGCCCGCGTCGCGGGTCCCGCGCCGGGCCAGCAGCAGTCCGGCCAGCCGTCGGGCCCGCAGCAGCCGCACTCCCAGCTGCAGCCCCACCGGCCGCAGCAGGGCGAGCAGGGCCGGCAGGCGACCGGCAAGGAGGACGACGGCGGTGACCCGGGAGTCACCGGTGTCTACCGGCGCCCGGAGGGCAACCGCAACCAGCCCACCCAGCCTCCGACGAGCGACGAGGGCGTGCGGGTCATCCGCAAGCCGTAG
- a CDS encoding gamma carbonic anhydrase family protein, whose product MNDHEPGNAADDARGGGPWGPRIGDAPFGRPEIHSTAWIAPGAVVVGRVRLGARSSVWYGSVLRADTEDIIVGEKVNIQDQCGMHADPGQPAILHDHVSLGHKAMVHGAVVEEGALIGIGAIVLGGARVGKGALVAAGSLVPPGKTVPPGTLWAGVPGKVIRDLNDDDRLVLEHTPTHYADLAERHRGVAWR is encoded by the coding sequence ATGAACGACCACGAACCGGGGAACGCGGCCGACGATGCGCGCGGCGGCGGGCCGTGGGGACCACGGATCGGCGATGCGCCGTTCGGGCGGCCGGAGATCCATTCCACCGCCTGGATCGCGCCCGGCGCCGTCGTGGTCGGCCGCGTGCGGCTGGGCGCGCGGAGCAGTGTCTGGTACGGGTCGGTGCTGCGCGCCGACACCGAGGACATCATCGTCGGTGAGAAGGTCAACATCCAGGACCAGTGCGGCATGCACGCCGACCCGGGGCAGCCCGCGATCCTGCACGACCACGTGAGCCTGGGCCACAAGGCCATGGTGCACGGCGCAGTCGTGGAGGAGGGCGCCCTCATCGGCATCGGCGCGATCGTCCTGGGCGGGGCCCGGGTCGGCAAGGGCGCGCTCGTCGCGGCGGGGTCACTGGTGCCCCCGGGCAAGACCGTTCCCCCGGGCACCCTGTGGGCGGGCGTGCCCGGCAAGGTGATCCGGGACCTCAACGACGACGACCGCCTCGTCCTGGAGCACACGCCGACGCACTACGCCGACCTGGCGGAGCGGCACCGGGGCGTCGCCTGGCGTTGA